The following proteins are encoded in a genomic region of Galbibacter sp. BG1:
- the pgmB gene encoding beta-phosphoglucomutase — protein MNTEKGFIFDLDGVIVDTARFHYLAWKKAAAEFNFELTHEQNEQLKGVSRVDSLKKILNWANANVSKEKFDELAANKNADYLTYVEKMTEADILPGVKEILAEIKAANYPIALGSASKNAPTILEKVGIMDMFDAIVDGNSVSKAKPDPEVFLIAAKQLNVAPENCIVFEDAEAGIAAANSAQMISIGLGNEQNLKEADYNFSSFTEITFNFLKQLQPK, from the coding sequence ATGAATACGGAAAAAGGATTTATATTCGATTTAGATGGCGTTATAGTAGATACCGCACGATTCCATTATTTAGCATGGAAAAAGGCGGCGGCAGAATTCAATTTCGAATTAACACATGAACAGAATGAGCAATTAAAAGGGGTGAGCAGAGTAGACTCCCTAAAAAAAATATTGAATTGGGCCAATGCCAATGTTTCTAAAGAAAAGTTTGATGAATTGGCGGCCAACAAGAACGCAGATTATCTCACTTACGTTGAGAAAATGACAGAAGCAGATATTTTGCCTGGCGTAAAAGAGATTTTGGCTGAAATAAAAGCGGCCAATTACCCAATTGCATTGGGATCGGCCAGTAAAAATGCACCTACTATTTTAGAGAAAGTGGGCATAATGGATATGTTTGATGCTATTGTGGATGGTAACAGCGTATCGAAAGCAAAACCAGATCCAGAGGTTTTCTTAATTGCTGCTAAGCAATTAAATGTGGCTCCAGAAAATTGCATCGTTTTTGAAGATGCCGAAGCCGGTATTGCTGCAGCCAACAGTGCCCAGATGATTTCTATTGGATTAGGAAACGAGCAAAATTTAAAGGAAGCTGATTATAATTTTTCGAGCTTCACTGAAATAACATTCAATTTTTTAAAACAACTTCAACCCAAATAA
- a CDS encoding MFS transporter, whose product MKKRILGFWEIWNMSFGFLGIQFGFALQGGFMSRIFQTLGAEKDAIPLLWIAAPLTGLIIQPIIGYLSDKTWHPKLGRRRPYFLIGAILSSLALLMVPHSPALWVAAGLLWVLDASINVSMEPFRALVADKLHESQRSYGFVVQTLIIGIGTWVASNLPWMVNQLGVSNEAAAGVVPMSVKVAFAIGAFVFITSILYTIFTTDEYPPEDMEAFKKMKEDTKGHFVKDIIENIGKMPPTMVKLGVIQFFSWFAFFTMWSLATPALTEHVFNAPAPVETTFDLQVVEQQTAFNTANKKYQDASDKVGSAMGVYGLSSMVFALALTFYASRRRVNRKYTHMVSLIIGGIGFISMYFVPDPSYLFISFILVGIAWGSILSMPYAMLSSSIDAKKMGVYMGLFNMFIVIPQIIAAVGGINFAYKLIGEETINSMIVAGICLVLAGLANLLIVNKQAIAYTID is encoded by the coding sequence ATGAAAAAGCGTATATTAGGTTTCTGGGAAATTTGGAACATGAGTTTCGGTTTTCTGGGAATTCAATTTGGTTTTGCTCTCCAAGGAGGTTTTATGTCCAGAATATTTCAGACACTAGGTGCTGAAAAAGACGCGATTCCCTTACTTTGGATTGCAGCACCTCTTACCGGACTCATAATTCAACCCATAATAGGTTATTTAAGCGACAAAACTTGGCATCCCAAGTTGGGGCGTCGGCGTCCTTATTTTTTAATCGGGGCGATTTTAAGTTCTTTAGCTCTATTAATGGTACCGCACTCTCCAGCGCTGTGGGTAGCTGCAGGATTACTATGGGTTTTAGACGCTTCTATAAATGTAAGTATGGAGCCGTTTAGGGCTTTAGTGGCCGATAAACTTCATGAATCCCAGCGGTCTTATGGTTTTGTGGTTCAAACGCTTATTATAGGTATCGGTACCTGGGTTGCCAGTAATTTACCATGGATGGTAAATCAGCTAGGGGTTAGTAACGAGGCAGCCGCCGGTGTGGTCCCTATGTCTGTTAAAGTGGCTTTCGCCATCGGGGCTTTTGTTTTTATTACTAGTATTTTATATACCATTTTCACCACCGATGAGTATCCGCCTGAAGATATGGAAGCTTTCAAAAAAATGAAAGAAGATACCAAAGGGCATTTTGTAAAGGATATTATAGAAAATATTGGTAAGATGCCCCCTACAATGGTAAAGCTAGGGGTGATTCAGTTTTTTAGTTGGTTTGCCTTTTTTACCATGTGGAGTTTGGCTACCCCGGCGCTTACAGAGCACGTTTTTAATGCGCCCGCTCCAGTGGAAACCACGTTCGACCTTCAAGTGGTAGAACAGCAAACAGCTTTTAATACCGCTAATAAAAAATATCAAGACGCTTCCGATAAAGTAGGCTCGGCAATGGGAGTATACGGACTTTCGTCCATGGTTTTTGCTTTGGCACTTACTTTTTATGCATCCCGTAGACGGGTTAATAGAAAGTACACCCATATGGTTTCCTTAATTATAGGTGGCATAGGTTTTATTTCCATGTATTTTGTTCCAGATCCATCTTATCTCTTTATAAGCTTTATTTTGGTAGGGATCGCATGGGGGTCCATTCTTTCCATGCCATACGCTATGCTATCGAGTTCTATAGACGCCAAAAAAATGGGCGTTTATATGGGGCTCTTTAATATGTTTATTGTAATTCCTCAAATTATAGCTGCGGTTGGAGGTATAAACTTTGCCTATAAACTTATTGGGGAAGAAACCATCAATTCCATGATAGTGGCGGGAATCTGTTTAGTTCTAGCTGGATTGGCAAACTTATTAATCGTAAATAAACAAGCAATTGCATATACCATAGATTAA
- a CDS encoding type II toxin-antitoxin system RelE/ParE family toxin: MVEVVWRKLALKQLNEAYTFIKKDSLPAAEKVRDEIFDKAEALKLNPEIYPIDKYRKDNDGSVRAFEVYHYRIAYQITKSQIRILIVRHSKREPFKY, encoded by the coding sequence ATGGTAGAAGTTGTTTGGCGGAAATTAGCCTTGAAACAATTGAATGAGGCATATACTTTTATTAAAAAAGATTCGTTGCCTGCTGCTGAAAAAGTACGTGACGAGATTTTTGACAAAGCGGAAGCCTTGAAATTAAATCCAGAAATCTATCCGATTGATAAATATCGTAAAGATAACGATGGATCAGTTAGGGCATTTGAGGTTTATCATTACCGAATTGCCTATCAAATCACGAAATCTCAAATTAGAATATTAATAGTTCGACATTCAAAAAGGGAGCCGTTCAAATATTAG
- a CDS encoding LacI family DNA-binding transcriptional regulator encodes MKKKITIKEIARELDVSISTVSKAMSNSSEISKDTIEKVQAFARLYNYKPNNIALSLKNRKTKNVAVIIPEIVHHFFTLIISGIEHKANELGYNVIVCLSNESFDKEVINMETMANGSIDGFLLSLSKETLLKRDFHHLREVINQGMPLVMFDRTSDEIYCDKVIIDDARASYNAIQHLIYSGCQRIALITTEDYISIGKLRTQGYVNALYDAGIELDENLIIKVDKDEELEGKIKDLFDTQQFDAVFGVNELYAVVAMREAHNCGFKIPQEMSFIGFSDGILSKYAYPTLTTVIQHGFEMGEKAAKMLIDRLENGDDESSYRTEVIKTSILERESTKPV; translated from the coding sequence ATGAAGAAAAAAATTACCATAAAAGAAATTGCCAGAGAACTGGATGTGTCCATTTCAACTGTATCCAAGGCGATGAGCAATAGCTCTGAAATAAGCAAAGATACTATTGAAAAAGTGCAGGCTTTTGCAAGGCTTTATAATTACAAGCCCAATAACATAGCACTAAGTCTTAAAAATAGGAAAACAAAGAATGTAGCGGTTATCATCCCAGAAATTGTGCACCATTTCTTCACCTTGATTATTAGCGGGATTGAGCATAAGGCCAACGAACTTGGTTACAATGTTATTGTTTGCTTGTCCAATGAATCTTTTGATAAAGAGGTTATTAATATGGAGACCATGGCCAATGGGAGTATCGACGGATTTTTACTGTCGCTCTCCAAAGAAACGTTGCTAAAAAGAGATTTTCATCATTTGCGGGAAGTAATCAACCAAGGAATGCCTTTAGTGATGTTCGACCGTACTTCTGATGAAATTTACTGCGATAAAGTAATTATCGATGACGCACGTGCCTCTTACAATGCAATTCAGCATTTAATTTATTCAGGTTGTCAACGAATAGCATTAATTACTACGGAAGACTATATTTCTATTGGCAAACTTAGAACGCAGGGCTATGTTAATGCCCTTTACGATGCTGGTATTGAATTAGACGAAAACCTCATTATAAAAGTGGATAAAGACGAAGAGTTGGAAGGGAAAATTAAAGATCTTTTCGATACCCAACAATTCGATGCTGTGTTTGGCGTAAACGAATTGTATGCTGTAGTGGCCATGAGGGAAGCGCACAATTGCGGATTTAAAATTCCACAGGAAATGAGCTTTATTGGGTTTAGCGACGGGATTTTGTCTAAGTATGCCTATCCAACTTTAACCACGGTTATTCAGCACGGTTTTGAAATGGGGGAAAAAGCGGCAAAAATGCTTATCGATCGTTTGGAAAATGGCGATGACGAATCCAGTTATAGGACGGAGGTGATTAAAACCTCTATTTTAGAGCGGGAATCTACGAAGCCGGTTTAA
- a CDS encoding SusC/RagA family TonB-linked outer membrane protein has translation MKVFNTIPLLLFLLPLGIFAQQQVSGVVTDASTNTPIPGVNVVIKGTTTGTTTDFDGNYTIEAEDGTILQFSYIGFTASEKTVNGPSINVTLTEDTQQLDEVVVIGYGTVKKKDATGAVDQVTSKDFNKGPIVSAGQLITGKVAGVNVTSGGGAPGEGQNITIRGQGSLSLNSSPLYVIDGVPISESNIGGARNPLNFLNPNDIESMTVLKDASATSIYGSRAANGVIMITTKKGKGNEFKFNYSGITTLYTPTNYVDVMNADEFRSLVNETGDAAAIGRLGSNNTDWQDEIYGDAFGIEHNLTTNGNIKGVLPIRASLGYTDQGGILKGDNFKRTSGALNLRPSFFDDHLKFELNGRGVYTENDFGNRDAIGSSVDFDPTKPIFDANSPFGGYYTWLNDDNVQNNLAPTNPVALINLKDDSSIVRRFLGNAKVDYKLHFFPDITATVNVGLDQSTSDGKTVVSEQMPSSQLDWNGSFSNYSNEQTNKLFDAYATYSKEIDRHSINAVAGYSYQSFEYDTFSFDSEAEEEGNDPITIDKSKNVLLSYFGRLNYGFDDRYLVTATLRADASSKLNPDDRWGYFPSFALAWNINNESFLENSEVIDQLKLRVGYGEIGNVNGLGDYLFLTNYTGSRTNANYQIGDGFLQTFRPEAYNEDLRWEVGNNLNVGVDYSFFNRRIFGSVNGYIKKTEDLISFVTIDPFTNFSNGINKNIGDMVNKGIEFELNLVPVRTEDFTWSIGYNIAVNDNEITSLPDEVEVGGINGGTGNNIQLHKEGYTPFSYWVYKQVYNENGTPIEGAYVDRNADGQINDSDRYLYKSPYADVLMGLNTNLNYKNWDLAVVTRASLGNYAYNNMASSKSYLLRATENNILTNLHRDYFNTGFRTITETNLQSDYYIQDASFFKIDNITLGYTFREAFGSSNVRFYGAVTNVAIFTDYDGLDPEIGGGIDNNFYPRPRSFAFGVNLDF, from the coding sequence ATGAAAGTATTCAATACAATACCCTTGCTATTATTCCTTTTACCGCTTGGTATTTTTGCCCAGCAGCAGGTAAGCGGGGTAGTTACAGATGCTTCAACAAACACCCCTATACCGGGTGTAAATGTTGTAATAAAAGGAACTACTACAGGAACAACAACCGACTTTGATGGTAATTACACGATCGAAGCGGAAGACGGGACGATTTTACAATTTTCCTATATAGGTTTTACTGCTTCAGAAAAAACAGTAAACGGACCTTCCATTAATGTTACCCTTACTGAGGACACACAACAACTGGACGAGGTAGTAGTAATTGGTTATGGTACGGTTAAAAAGAAAGATGCTACCGGAGCGGTAGATCAGGTGACTTCTAAAGACTTTAACAAAGGCCCGATTGTAAGTGCAGGCCAATTGATTACTGGTAAAGTAGCCGGGGTTAATGTTACCTCTGGCGGTGGAGCACCGGGTGAAGGACAAAATATTACCATTCGCGGGCAAGGATCTCTTTCATTAAATTCTTCCCCATTATATGTAATCGATGGTGTTCCTATTTCAGAAAGTAATATCGGCGGTGCTAGAAACCCATTAAACTTTCTAAACCCCAACGATATTGAAAGTATGACCGTTCTTAAAGATGCTTCGGCAACTTCTATTTACGGTTCCAGGGCTGCCAATGGAGTAATTATGATTACCACTAAAAAAGGAAAAGGGAACGAATTCAAATTTAACTATTCTGGAATCACAACACTCTACACGCCCACAAATTATGTGGATGTAATGAATGCCGATGAATTTAGATCACTTGTCAACGAGACTGGAGATGCCGCAGCTATTGGGAGGTTAGGTTCCAATAACACCGATTGGCAGGACGAAATCTATGGAGATGCCTTTGGTATAGAGCACAACCTTACCACCAATGGTAATATAAAAGGCGTTTTGCCAATAAGAGCATCTTTGGGTTATACAGACCAAGGAGGAATTCTTAAAGGCGATAACTTTAAAAGAACTTCTGGAGCATTAAATTTGCGCCCATCGTTTTTTGACGATCATTTAAAGTTCGAATTGAACGGTAGAGGTGTGTATACAGAGAATGATTTTGGAAACCGGGATGCTATTGGATCTTCAGTGGATTTCGATCCTACAAAACCTATTTTTGATGCAAACTCTCCCTTTGGAGGTTATTATACTTGGCTGAATGACGATAATGTGCAAAACAACCTCGCCCCTACAAACCCAGTGGCACTTATTAATTTAAAAGATGATTCTTCCATAGTTAGACGTTTTTTAGGAAATGCAAAAGTAGACTACAAACTTCATTTCTTTCCAGATATTACGGCTACAGTAAATGTTGGTTTAGACCAAAGTACCAGTGATGGGAAAACAGTAGTTTCAGAACAGATGCCTTCTTCTCAATTAGATTGGAACGGTTCTTTTAGCAATTACAGCAATGAACAAACCAATAAATTGTTCGACGCCTACGCTACATATTCCAAAGAGATCGATAGACACTCGATTAATGCAGTGGCAGGATACTCTTACCAAAGTTTTGAGTACGACACTTTTAGTTTTGACAGTGAAGCAGAGGAAGAAGGAAACGACCCAATAACAATTGATAAATCTAAAAATGTTTTACTTTCTTACTTCGGAAGATTAAACTATGGTTTTGATGACAGATATTTAGTAACTGCCACCTTAAGAGCCGATGCTTCTTCCAAATTAAACCCAGACGATCGTTGGGGTTATTTCCCTTCTTTCGCTTTGGCGTGGAATATTAATAACGAAAGCTTTTTGGAAAATTCCGAAGTTATAGATCAGTTAAAACTTCGTGTTGGATATGGGGAAATAGGAAACGTAAATGGCTTGGGAGACTATCTTTTCCTTACCAATTACACGGGCAGTAGAACAAACGCCAATTACCAAATAGGAGATGGATTCCTCCAAACTTTCCGTCCAGAAGCATATAATGAAGACTTACGTTGGGAAGTTGGTAACAACCTAAACGTAGGTGTTGATTACAGTTTCTTCAACCGAAGAATTTTTGGTTCCGTAAATGGTTATATCAAAAAAACTGAAGATTTAATAAGTTTTGTAACTATTGATCCTTTTACAAATTTCTCTAATGGTATTAACAAAAATATCGGGGACATGGTAAACAAAGGGATTGAGTTTGAATTAAATTTAGTTCCAGTAAGAACCGAAGATTTTACTTGGAGTATTGGCTATAATATCGCTGTAAACGACAATGAAATTACCAGTCTGCCAGATGAAGTAGAAGTTGGTGGTATTAATGGAGGTACTGGAAACAACATTCAATTGCATAAAGAAGGATACACTCCATTTAGCTATTGGGTTTACAAGCAGGTGTACAATGAAAATGGTACTCCAATAGAAGGTGCTTACGTAGATAGAAATGCAGACGGACAAATTAATGATTCCGATAGATATTTGTATAAGAGTCCGTATGCCGATGTACTTATGGGGTTAAACACAAACCTAAATTATAAAAATTGGGATTTAGCTGTGGTAACCCGTGCAAGTCTTGGAAACTATGCTTACAACAACATGGCTTCCAGCAAGAGCTACCTATTGAGAGCAACGGAGAACAATATCTTAACTAATCTACACAGGGATTATTTCAATACTGGTTTTAGAACCATTACAGAGACAAATCTTCAAAGTGATTATTACATACAAGATGCTTCGTTCTTTAAAATAGACAACATTACACTTGGATACACCTTCAGGGAAGCGTTTGGAAGTTCTAACGTGAGATTCTACGGAGCGGTAACCAATGTTGCGATATTTACAGATTACGACGGATTAGATCCTGAAATTGGTGGCGGAATAGACAACAATTTCTATCCAAGACCAAGATCGTTCGCTTTTGGAGTTAACCTTGATTTTTAA
- a CDS encoding RagB/SusD family nutrient uptake outer membrane protein has product MKNTYKLFITMIAIGATFVSCHDDLDQSPIDPDSFTEEDVYANADEAKGALSKLYASLALTGQQGPAGQPDITGIDEGTSQYSRMLFSLNELTTDNAVVGWGDPGLPNLHAMNWGASNDFTSAMYYRLAQEASFCNSFIDKSHALADDPEVPFYIAEARFLRAFAYYNLIDLYANVPLVTEISTELPEQNTRAELFAFVESELLAIETELKESGANEYGRVDRVAAWALLSKLYLNAETWIGEAKYSEAVTYANKAINSGYSLNTTDANGNGSAYDELFLADNDTNGAQNEFIFAINFDGNQSRTFGGTTFLVHAAIGGDMDPSEFGVNGGWSGLRTTKALVDQFSASIIENDADGFPIAWSDARAMFFTEGQNYEINTIANKFTDGYAVTKFKNVDSQGNAGVDEGGDFVDTDLPLIRLAEMHLTYAEAVLRGGSGGDLATATSYINALRARANASSIAQADLTLDFILSERARELYWEGQRRTDLVRYGLFTTGSYLWPFKGGSRNGTSVENYRNLFPLPSNIILINTNLTQNPGY; this is encoded by the coding sequence ATGAAAAATACATATAAATTATTCATCACAATGATCGCGATAGGAGCTACCTTCGTGTCTTGCCATGATGATTTGGATCAGTCACCTATCGATCCAGATAGTTTTACTGAAGAGGATGTTTATGCTAATGCAGATGAAGCTAAAGGAGCGCTATCAAAGCTCTACGCGAGTTTAGCTCTTACGGGGCAACAAGGGCCTGCCGGTCAACCCGATATAACTGGTATCGACGAAGGTACTTCTCAATATTCCAGAATGCTTTTCAGTTTAAATGAATTGACGACTGACAATGCTGTAGTTGGATGGGGAGACCCTGGATTGCCCAACTTACACGCAATGAATTGGGGCGCCAGTAACGATTTTACTTCAGCTATGTATTATCGATTGGCTCAAGAAGCATCCTTTTGTAATTCTTTTATCGATAAATCGCATGCTTTGGCAGACGATCCAGAAGTTCCATTCTATATCGCGGAAGCAAGATTTTTAAGAGCATTTGCTTATTATAATCTTATTGATCTTTATGCTAATGTTCCTTTGGTAACCGAAATTTCAACGGAATTGCCGGAGCAAAACACAAGAGCAGAACTTTTTGCCTTCGTGGAATCGGAATTATTAGCCATTGAAACGGAATTAAAAGAAAGTGGAGCCAATGAATACGGCCGTGTAGACCGGGTTGCAGCGTGGGCATTATTATCTAAGTTATACTTAAATGCAGAGACTTGGATCGGTGAAGCAAAATATTCCGAAGCGGTTACCTATGCCAACAAAGCCATTAATTCTGGCTATTCTTTAAATACCACTGACGCAAACGGAAACGGTTCTGCCTACGATGAACTTTTCTTGGCAGATAATGATACGAACGGCGCTCAAAATGAATTTATTTTTGCTATTAATTTCGATGGAAACCAATCCCGTACTTTCGGAGGAACTACTTTCTTAGTGCACGCTGCGATCGGCGGAGATATGGATCCTTCAGAATTTGGAGTAAATGGAGGTTGGTCTGGTTTAAGAACTACCAAAGCTTTGGTGGATCAATTTAGCGCTTCCATCATAGAAAACGATGCAGATGGTTTCCCAATTGCATGGTCCGATGCTCGGGCGATGTTTTTCACTGAAGGTCAGAATTACGAGATCAATACCATCGCTAATAAATTTACAGATGGTTATGCCGTTACAAAGTTTAAAAATGTAGATTCTCAAGGAAATGCCGGAGTTGATGAAGGAGGGGATTTTGTAGACACAGATCTTCCTTTAATACGCTTGGCAGAGATGCATCTTACCTATGCAGAAGCAGTTTTAAGAGGAGGTTCTGGAGGCGATTTGGCAACAGCAACTTCTTACATCAACGCTTTAAGAGCGCGCGCCAATGCTAGCAGTATAGCTCAAGCCGATTTAACTTTAGACTTTATTTTAAGCGAAAGAGCCCGCGAATTATATTGGGAAGGACAGCGAAGAACAGACCTCGTAAGGTACGGCTTATTCACCACAGGTAGCTATTTATGGCCTTTTAAAGGAGGATCCAGAAATGGTACTTCCGTAGAAAATTATAGAAACCTATTTCCTTTACCTAGCAATATTATATTAATCAATACTAATCTAACCCAGAATCCTGGCTACTAA
- a CDS encoding SusF/SusE family outer membrane protein — MKKISILLFAFAAVLSFNACSDDDDFSFVAKPDPEGISFENEPLASYALEAENENNLAERFVWNAVDFDAPTPVKYELQSSVENTFEGMTILASDLTETNYGVTVKNMISLAEEAGLDSDPDTEAPNTGNLFFRVRAYVGDKASNLVEQLSDTLSLYVVLVEPKDDAEPIELKPQLFLVGDATAAGWNPENTNTPLFRDPENENVFFFTGRFAGGADVEGFKLLETLGQWQPQWGLDNGNVSNSDLLGSDPSAFKVSEDTYYSFSINKEDLTYTWEKYDASAAPIYSSIGILGDATADGWDADQDLTKSTFDPHIWYIEGITVTDGEAKFRLDNTWDTSWGADTALSGQGTLGGPNIPVSAGTYNVWFNDIDGRYLFIRQVTEE, encoded by the coding sequence ATGAAAAAAATATCAATTTTATTATTCGCCTTTGCAGCGGTTCTAAGCTTCAATGCTTGTTCTGATGATGATGATTTTAGCTTTGTAGCAAAACCGGATCCAGAAGGTATTTCTTTTGAAAACGAACCTCTTGCTTCCTATGCTTTAGAAGCGGAAAATGAAAATAACTTAGCAGAAAGATTTGTTTGGAATGCTGTTGATTTTGATGCTCCAACACCTGTAAAGTATGAGCTACAATCGTCTGTGGAAAATACTTTTGAAGGAATGACTATTTTGGCTTCCGATCTTACGGAAACCAATTACGGAGTAACCGTTAAAAATATGATTTCTTTGGCTGAAGAAGCTGGTTTGGACAGCGATCCAGATACAGAAGCGCCAAATACCGGAAACCTTTTCTTTAGAGTTAGGGCTTATGTTGGAGATAAAGCTTCTAATTTGGTAGAACAATTATCAGATACTCTTTCGTTGTATGTTGTTTTAGTAGAACCAAAAGACGATGCAGAGCCAATAGAACTTAAACCACAATTATTCCTTGTTGGAGATGCTACGGCAGCGGGTTGGAATCCTGAAAACACCAATACACCTCTATTTAGAGATCCTGAAAATGAAAACGTATTTTTCTTTACTGGTCGTTTTGCAGGTGGAGCAGATGTTGAAGGCTTCAAATTATTAGAGACTCTTGGCCAATGGCAACCTCAATGGGGCTTAGATAATGGAAATGTAAGTAACAGCGACCTACTAGGCTCAGATCCTTCTGCTTTTAAAGTTTCTGAAGACACTTATTACAGTTTCTCAATCAACAAAGAAGATCTTACCTACACTTGGGAAAAGTACGATGCTTCTGCAGCTCCAATTTACAGCAGTATTGGTATTTTAGGGGATGCTACCGCAGATGGTTGGGATGCCGATCAAGATCTTACCAAGTCAACTTTCGATCCACATATTTGGTATATCGAAGGGATTACGGTTACAGATGGAGAAGCCAAATTTAGATTAGATAATACCTGGGATACGAGTTGGGGAGCAGATACAGCCCTAAGCGGACAAGGAACTCTTGGAGGTCCAAACATTCCAGTAAGTGCCGGAACTTATAATGTTTGGTTTAATGATATAGATGGAAGGTATTTATTTATTCGTCAGGTAACAGAAGAATAG
- a CDS encoding alpha-amylase has protein sequence MKNKLIYTAVLATSLLWSCSSDDDTTAEPQPEPTPEAEIVPLELSNYDNGSRVMMQTFYWDVEPKGEWWNILSEKVTDWADAGVDRLWLPVATKGQSGPYSMGYDPSDYFDFGEYQQHGTVETRFGSRAELENFISKAHAEDLEVIADIVINHNSGGGEEYNPYRDKNTYTLFNEENGNASGMFNRNYENFYPNSTSDYDEGSLFYPEQNLDHNQEYVQNWLWKQDNSVAKYYMNTMGFDGWRFDYVLGFEPWVVKAWLEEVGGFSVSELWDGRSEVLEAYAQETGSGVFDFSTFYKLDEAMDRLDDLSHLENKMLWQTMPEKAVTFTANHDTEKDSNEDNFISSENKLKAYAFILTHPGYPTIFYSDYENEAFKEQIQLLIKIHNSLATGEVEILYSDNDEYIMKRNGTGENPGLILYLNTSQNTKRRSIKSNWTQTYLKDYTESTNFTPLSNENGEVSIEAPGDGCAIWSIMTTAK, from the coding sequence ATGAAAAATAAATTAATATACACCGCGGTTTTAGCAACCTCATTGCTTTGGTCTTGTTCCAGCGATGATGACACCACAGCAGAACCTCAACCAGAACCAACTCCAGAGGCCGAGATCGTTCCACTGGAACTGTCTAATTACGATAATGGCAGCCGGGTTATGATGCAAACCTTTTATTGGGACGTAGAGCCTAAAGGTGAGTGGTGGAATATACTCAGTGAAAAAGTTACAGATTGGGCCGATGCCGGTGTAGACCGACTTTGGTTGCCCGTTGCCACAAAAGGACAGTCGGGACCTTATTCCATGGGTTACGATCCATCCGATTATTTCGATTTTGGAGAATACCAACAACACGGTACCGTAGAAACAAGATTTGGAAGCAGGGCAGAACTGGAAAATTTTATATCCAAAGCACATGCAGAAGACCTGGAAGTTATTGCCGATATTGTTATTAATCACAATTCGGGCGGTGGAGAAGAATACAACCCATATCGAGACAAAAACACATACACTCTTTTTAATGAAGAGAACGGAAATGCTTCAGGAATGTTCAATAGAAATTATGAGAACTTTTACCCTAACAGCACAAGCGATTACGACGAGGGTAGTTTGTTTTACCCTGAACAAAATTTAGACCACAACCAAGAATATGTTCAAAATTGGCTTTGGAAACAAGATAATTCCGTAGCTAAATATTACATGAATACTATGGGGTTCGACGGTTGGAGATTTGACTATGTGCTTGGTTTTGAACCATGGGTAGTGAAAGCTTGGTTGGAAGAAGTTGGTGGTTTTTCGGTAAGTGAATTGTGGGATGGTAGATCCGAGGTTCTAGAAGCGTATGCTCAAGAAACAGGTAGTGGGGTTTTCGATTTTTCCACCTTTTACAAACTCGATGAGGCCATGGATAGACTGGACGACCTAAGCCATTTAGAAAACAAAATGTTATGGCAAACAATGCCGGAGAAAGCAGTTACTTTTACGGCCAATCACGATACCGAAAAAGACAGTAACGAAGACAACTTTATATCATCTGAAAATAAACTAAAGGCCTACGCCTTTATATTAACTCATCCGGGATATCCTACAATTTTCTATTCGGACTATGAAAATGAAGCCTTCAAGGAACAAATTCAGTTATTAATAAAAATTCACAACAGTTTAGCCACTGGAGAAGTAGAAATTTTATATTCGGATAATGATGAGTACATCATGAAAAGAAACGGTACAGGTGAAAATCCAGGATTGATACTTTACCTCAATACTTCGCAAAACACTAAGCGAAGATCTATCAAATCCAATTGGACACAAACGTATTTAAAAGATTATACAGAAAGCACCAATTTCACTCCTTTAAGTAATGAAAACGGCGAAGTTAGCATAGAAGCTCCGGGGGATGGTTGCGCTATTTGGTCTATAATGACAACAGCAAAATAA